One Amycolatopsis sp. NBC_00355 genomic window carries:
- a CDS encoding M20/M25/M40 family metallo-hydrolase gives MEPKTVRESVVSGWTDDVIPSLSGLVAIPALSPAFDADWAKTGHLAAAVEHVRAWIAARDLPGATLDVVELPDRTPLLLVDVPATPGAAAEGTVLMYGHLDKQPPVGGWSEGLDPWTPVIRDGRLYGRGSVDDGYSGYAATTSIEAVHAAGGEHARIVVLLETGEESGSPDLPAYVEHLADRIGEVSLVVCLDAGGSDYERLWLVTSLRGMLHLDVNVQLLGSAQHSGVASGVVASSFRILRSLIERLEDSATGELLLDELKVDVPADRLAELEAVSKDFPEALSKAFPLVEGGRVITEDALELMLNNAWRPTLSIIGADGFPKPADAGNVLRESTTLTLSFRLPPTVDAAKALEAVKRTLTTDVPYGAKVTFGDNTQSEDGWNAPSEAPWLTAALQTVSDGVFGQPHRATGMGGSIPFMGLLSRKYPGAQFLVTGACGSDSNIHVPDEWLHLEYAQQVTEAVAHILDAHARG, from the coding sequence GTGGAGCCGAAAACCGTGCGTGAATCCGTCGTGTCCGGCTGGACCGACGACGTCATCCCGAGCCTGTCCGGGCTGGTGGCCATCCCCGCGTTGTCCCCGGCGTTCGACGCCGACTGGGCGAAGACCGGGCACCTGGCCGCCGCCGTCGAGCACGTCCGCGCGTGGATCGCCGCGCGCGACCTGCCCGGCGCGACCCTCGACGTCGTCGAGCTGCCGGACCGGACCCCCTTGCTGCTCGTCGACGTCCCGGCGACCCCGGGCGCGGCGGCCGAGGGCACCGTCCTGATGTACGGCCACCTGGACAAGCAGCCCCCGGTGGGCGGCTGGTCCGAGGGCCTCGACCCGTGGACGCCGGTGATCCGCGACGGCCGGCTGTACGGCCGCGGCTCCGTCGACGACGGCTACTCCGGCTACGCGGCGACGACGTCGATCGAGGCCGTGCACGCCGCCGGCGGTGAGCACGCGCGCATCGTCGTGCTGCTGGAGACCGGCGAGGAGTCCGGCAGCCCCGACCTGCCCGCCTACGTCGAGCACCTGGCCGACCGGATCGGCGAGGTCTCGCTGGTCGTCTGCCTCGACGCCGGCGGCAGCGACTACGAGCGGTTGTGGCTGGTCACGAGCCTGCGCGGGATGCTGCACCTGGACGTCAACGTGCAGCTGCTGGGCTCGGCGCAGCACTCCGGCGTCGCCTCGGGCGTCGTCGCGAGCTCGTTCCGCATCCTGCGAAGCCTCATCGAGCGGCTCGAGGACAGCGCGACCGGCGAGCTGCTGCTCGACGAGCTGAAGGTCGACGTCCCGGCGGACCGGCTGGCCGAGCTGGAGGCTGTCTCGAAGGACTTTCCGGAGGCGCTGTCGAAGGCGTTCCCGCTGGTCGAAGGTGGTCGCGTGATCACCGAGGACGCGCTCGAGCTGATGCTCAACAACGCGTGGCGGCCGACCCTGTCGATCATCGGCGCCGACGGCTTCCCGAAGCCGGCCGACGCGGGCAACGTGCTCCGCGAGAGCACGACGTTGACACTGAGCTTCCGACTCCCGCCGACGGTCGACGCCGCGAAGGCGCTCGAAGCCGTGAAGCGGACCCTGACCACGGACGTCCCGTACGGCGCGAAGGTGACCTTCGGCGACAACACGCAGTCGGAAGACGGCTGGAACGCGCCGTCGGAGGCGCCGTGGCTGACGGCGGCCCTGCAGACGGTCAGCGACGGCGTCTTCGGCCAGCCGCACCGCGCGACCGGCATGGGCGGCTCGATCCCGTTCATGGGCCTGCTCTCGCGCAAGTACCCGGGGGCGCAGTTCCTGGTCACCGGCGCGTGCGGGTCGGATTCGAACATCCACGTGCCGGACGAGTGGCTGCACCTGGAGTACGCGCAGCAGGTCACGGAGGCCGTCGCGCACATCCTGGACGCCCACGCCCGCGGCTGA
- a CDS encoding alpha-ketoacid dehydrogenase subunit beta — MTDLQKLTIGKALNLGLRRAMEENPKVLIMGEDVGKLGGVFRITDGLQKDFGEQRVLDTPLSESGIIGTAVGLAVRGFRPVCEIQFEGFIFPGFDQISSQLAKLHYRTQGKIKMPVVIRVPFGGGIGAVEHHSESPESLFAHIPGLKVVSISNAVDAYWGIQEAIKSDDPILFFEPKRLYHSGALRAEIDVAGTPSPVFSSQVVREGTTATVVAYGPTVKVALDAAAAAEDEGKSLEVIDLRTLSPLDLGPVFESVRKTGRLIALSEAPSESSLTSEIAARVQQECFYSLEAPVLRVTGFDTPYPPAKLEEHYLPDLDRVLHTIDRSLAW; from the coding sequence ATGACCGACCTCCAGAAACTCACCATCGGCAAGGCGCTCAACCTCGGCCTGCGCCGGGCGATGGAAGAGAACCCCAAGGTCCTGATCATGGGCGAGGACGTCGGCAAGCTCGGCGGCGTCTTCCGGATCACCGACGGCCTGCAGAAGGACTTCGGCGAGCAGCGCGTGCTGGACACGCCGCTGTCCGAGTCCGGCATCATCGGCACCGCGGTCGGCCTGGCCGTGCGCGGCTTCCGGCCGGTGTGCGAGATCCAGTTCGAGGGTTTCATCTTCCCCGGGTTCGACCAGATCTCGTCCCAGCTGGCGAAGCTGCACTACCGCACGCAGGGCAAGATCAAGATGCCCGTCGTGATCCGGGTGCCCTTCGGCGGCGGGATCGGCGCGGTCGAGCACCACTCGGAGTCCCCGGAGTCGCTGTTCGCGCACATCCCGGGCCTGAAGGTCGTCTCGATCTCGAACGCCGTCGACGCCTACTGGGGCATCCAGGAAGCGATCAAGTCGGACGACCCGATCCTGTTCTTCGAGCCCAAGCGGCTCTACCACTCGGGTGCGCTGCGCGCGGAGATCGACGTCGCCGGCACGCCGTCGCCGGTGTTCTCCTCGCAGGTCGTGCGCGAGGGCACGACGGCGACGGTCGTCGCGTACGGCCCGACCGTGAAGGTCGCCCTCGACGCGGCCGCCGCGGCCGAAGACGAGGGCAAGTCCCTCGAGGTCATCGACCTGCGCACGCTCTCGCCGCTGGACCTCGGCCCGGTGTTCGAGTCGGTGCGCAAGACCGGCCGGCTGATCGCGCTGTCCGAGGCGCCGTCCGAGTCGTCGCTGACGTCGGAGATCGCCGCGCGCGTCCAGCAGGAGTGCTTCTACTCGCTGGAGGCGCCCGTCCTCCGGGTGACCGGGTTCGACACGCCGTACCCGCCGGCCAAGCTCGAGGAGCACTACCTCCCCGACCTGGACCGGGTGCTGCACACCATCGACCGCTCGCTCGCCTGGTAA
- a CDS encoding alpha-E domain-containing protein, whose product MLARNAESLYWIGRYVERADDTSRILNVSVHQLLEDASVDPDHASRQLLAVLGIESEGTESLDVWKLTELVAYAKDNPASIVGSINSARENTRGAREVVSTELWECLNATWNAVPDRQRYARRAGPHAFLSFVEERAAMFAGLADSTMSRDDGWLFMVLGRSIERADMVVRLLLSRVVADRASSPGWITVLRSAGAQDTYLRTYRGALDAGRVVQFLLRDTLFPRSVFHALRQAEECLQRLDPGGASRNNEKSEALRELGRARSELEFLRPSDLLTDLPRRLGTLQTSIKEIGEAVSMQYFSTSPWVAWSGAEVSL is encoded by the coding sequence ATGCTGGCACGCAACGCGGAGTCGCTGTACTGGATCGGCCGGTACGTCGAACGCGCCGACGACACCTCCCGGATCCTCAACGTCTCGGTCCACCAGCTGCTGGAGGACGCGAGTGTCGACCCGGACCACGCGAGCCGTCAGCTGCTCGCCGTCCTGGGCATCGAGTCGGAGGGCACCGAGTCCCTCGACGTGTGGAAGCTGACCGAGCTGGTGGCGTACGCGAAGGACAACCCGGCGTCGATCGTCGGCTCGATCAACTCGGCGCGCGAGAACACCCGCGGCGCCCGTGAGGTCGTCTCGACCGAGCTGTGGGAATGCCTGAACGCGACGTGGAACGCGGTGCCGGACCGCCAGCGGTACGCCCGGCGCGCCGGGCCGCACGCGTTCCTGTCGTTCGTGGAGGAGCGCGCGGCGATGTTCGCCGGCCTCGCCGACTCGACGATGAGCCGCGACGACGGCTGGCTGTTCATGGTGCTCGGCCGGTCGATCGAACGCGCGGACATGGTCGTGCGGCTGCTGCTGTCCCGGGTCGTCGCGGACCGCGCGTCGTCCCCGGGCTGGATCACCGTGCTCCGCTCGGCCGGCGCGCAGGACACCTACCTGCGCACCTACCGCGGCGCGCTCGACGCGGGCCGCGTCGTCCAGTTCCTGTTGCGGGACACACTGTTCCCGCGTTCGGTGTTCCACGCGTTGCGGCAGGCGGAGGAGTGCCTGCAGCGGCTCGACCCCGGCGGCGCGTCCCGCAACAACGAGAAGTCCGAGGCGCTGCGCGAACTCGGCCGGGCCCGCAGCGAGCTGGAGTTCCTGCGCCCGTCGGACCTGCTGACCGACCTGCCGCGGCGGCTCGGGACGCTGCAGACGTCGATCAAGGAGATCGGCGAAGCCGTGTCGATGCAGTACTTCAGCACGTCGCCGTGGGTGGCGTGGAGCGGTGCGGAGGTTTCGCTGTGA
- a CDS encoding amino acid ABC transporter permease — MSSSSEAPPSEAPADVESIKAVPVRHYGRWVAGVIILFVAFIVARSVITNDALQWPVVGDYLFDDRILRGLQNTLILTVISMVIGIVGGILLAVMRLSPNPLTSGAAAVYIWLFRGTPLITQLIIWNFLGLAYSRIGLGIPFGPTFVSWDTNLLITQFTASLLGLGLNEAAYMAEIVRGGIQSVDDGQLEAAGALGMSRTKTLRRIILPQAMRVIIPPTGNETISMLKTTSLVVAIGYFELMVAAQTIYSQNLKTVPLLIVAALWYLFMTSVLTLVQMQIEKRFSRGTSRGVAQRPAWRSKLFSRGGGNVT; from the coding sequence GTGTCCAGTTCTTCCGAAGCGCCTCCGAGCGAGGCGCCGGCCGACGTCGAGTCCATCAAGGCCGTCCCGGTGCGCCACTACGGGCGCTGGGTGGCCGGGGTGATCATCCTGTTCGTCGCGTTCATCGTGGCGCGCAGCGTGATCACGAACGACGCCCTGCAATGGCCGGTCGTCGGTGACTACCTGTTCGACGACCGGATCCTGCGTGGCCTGCAGAACACGTTGATCCTGACGGTGATCTCGATGGTCATCGGGATCGTCGGCGGGATCCTGCTGGCCGTCATGCGGCTGTCGCCGAACCCGCTCACGTCGGGGGCCGCGGCCGTGTACATCTGGTTGTTCCGCGGCACGCCGCTGATCACCCAGCTGATCATCTGGAACTTCCTCGGCCTCGCGTACTCCCGGATCGGGCTCGGCATCCCGTTCGGACCGACGTTCGTCAGCTGGGACACGAACCTGCTGATCACGCAGTTCACGGCGTCACTGCTGGGCCTCGGCCTCAACGAAGCCGCGTACATGGCGGAGATCGTGCGTGGCGGCATCCAATCGGTCGACGACGGCCAGCTGGAAGCGGCGGGCGCGCTCGGTATGAGCCGCACCAAGACGTTGCGGCGGATCATCCTCCCGCAAGCCATGCGGGTGATCATCCCGCCGACCGGCAACGAGACGATCTCCATGCTCAAGACGACGTCACTGGTCGTCGCGATCGGGTACTTCGAGCTGATGGTCGCGGCCCAGACCATCTACTCGCAGAACCTGAAGACCGTGCCGCTGCTGATCGTCGCCGCGCTCTGGTACCTGTTCATGACGTCCGTGCTGACATTGGTGCAGATGCAGATCGAGAAGCGGTTCTCGCGCGGCACTTCGCGTGGCGTGGCGCAGCGGCCCGCCTGGCGATCGAAGTTGTTCAGCCGGGGTGGAGGGAACGTCACATGA
- the pdhA gene encoding pyruvate dehydrogenase (acetyl-transferring) E1 component subunit alpha, whose amino-acid sequence MPSEQWTHPEPGDGPAAVAAQPSPEQVIAGLRATSEGGAELTQLLTPEGERVPSPQFDKYVDDVDDEALRNLYRDMVLVRRADREANAMQRQGQLGIWVPLLGQEAAQIGSGRALKKNDMAFPSYREHGVAYARGVDMKDLLGIFRCTDHSGWDYKEHGFHPYCIVIGNQVLNAAGYAMGQRFEGRVGNTDGDGSPSDTDEATICYFGDGATSQGDVHEGFVWAAVYDAPLVFFCQNNQWAISEPTERQSRLPLYQRARGYGFPGIRVDGNDVLACLAVSRWALDECRHGNGPVLIEAFTYRMDAHTTTDDPSRYRLSDELEEWKLKDPIERVRAFLARKGGADHDFFEQVQAEADAFAADLREYTFNMPEPPPERIFSNVYAEGNPVLDAQREEFLSYLDGFAAAGEH is encoded by the coding sequence ATGCCGTCCGAACAGTGGACGCACCCGGAGCCAGGAGATGGGCCGGCCGCCGTCGCGGCCCAGCCGTCCCCCGAGCAGGTGATCGCCGGATTGCGAGCGACCAGCGAAGGTGGCGCTGAGCTGACTCAGCTGCTCACCCCCGAAGGCGAACGGGTCCCGTCGCCGCAGTTCGACAAGTACGTCGACGACGTCGACGACGAAGCCCTGCGCAACCTGTACCGCGACATGGTGCTCGTCCGCCGCGCGGACCGTGAAGCCAACGCGATGCAGCGCCAGGGCCAGCTCGGTATCTGGGTCCCGCTGCTCGGCCAGGAGGCCGCGCAGATCGGGTCGGGCCGCGCGCTGAAGAAGAACGACATGGCGTTCCCCAGCTACCGCGAGCACGGCGTCGCGTACGCGCGCGGGGTCGACATGAAGGACCTGCTGGGCATCTTCCGCTGCACCGACCACAGCGGCTGGGACTACAAGGAGCACGGCTTCCACCCGTACTGCATCGTCATCGGCAACCAGGTGCTCAACGCCGCCGGCTACGCGATGGGGCAGCGGTTCGAGGGCAGAGTAGGAAACACCGACGGTGACGGCTCTCCTTCTGACACTGACGAAGCCACGATCTGCTACTTCGGTGACGGCGCGACCTCGCAGGGCGACGTCCACGAGGGCTTCGTCTGGGCCGCGGTCTACGACGCGCCGCTGGTGTTCTTCTGCCAGAACAACCAGTGGGCGATCTCCGAGCCGACCGAGCGCCAGTCGCGCCTGCCGCTCTACCAGCGCGCCCGCGGTTACGGCTTCCCCGGCATCCGCGTCGACGGCAACGACGTCCTGGCCTGCCTCGCGGTGTCCCGCTGGGCGCTCGACGAGTGCCGCCACGGCAACGGTCCCGTCCTGATCGAGGCGTTCACCTACCGGATGGACGCGCACACGACGACCGACGACCCGTCGCGCTACCGGCTGTCCGACGAGCTCGAAGAGTGGAAGCTCAAGGACCCGATCGAGCGCGTCCGGGCGTTCCTGGCCCGCAAGGGCGGCGCCGACCACGACTTCTTCGAACAGGTCCAGGCCGAGGCCGACGCCTTCGCCGCCGACCTGCGCGAGTACACGTTCAACATGCCGGAGCCGCCGCCGGAGCGGATCTTCAGCAACGTCTACGCCGAGGGCAACCCGGTGCTGGACGCGCAGCGCGAAGAGTTCCTGTCCTACCTCGACGGCTTCGCAGCGGCGGGTGAGCACTGA
- a CDS encoding ABC transporter substrate-binding protein, with product MARGPQLKALALLPAFALVGLTMACGAGGSGAGDVGSSSAAPAGTGSGDAGTVAKDDALAALVPADVKTDGKILVGQDQSYPPNEFQDNGKAAGFDVDLGTAIGQVLGVQMEFQNASFDGIIPGIGSKKYELAMSSFSITSERLQTVDMISYYKAGTSLGVLKGNPDGIKVDDLCGKKVAVQKGTTQVEDLDKKNAACTGGGKPAIEVTQLQAQTDVNLALTAKRVQAELADSPVIDYAVKQTNDALEVVGEPYDTAPYGIVLAKNSGDYGKAVQGAVQKLIDSGAYKKILDKWGLSSAGAVTKSEINPAS from the coding sequence GTGGCCCGAGGACCCCAACTCAAGGCGCTCGCCCTGTTGCCGGCATTCGCCCTGGTCGGACTGACCATGGCCTGTGGCGCGGGTGGTAGCGGTGCCGGCGACGTCGGCTCGAGCAGTGCCGCTCCGGCGGGCACTGGTTCGGGTGACGCCGGCACGGTCGCGAAGGACGACGCGCTCGCCGCGCTCGTGCCCGCCGACGTCAAGACCGACGGCAAGATCCTCGTCGGCCAGGACCAGAGCTACCCGCCCAACGAGTTCCAGGACAACGGCAAGGCGGCCGGCTTCGACGTCGACCTCGGCACCGCCATCGGCCAGGTGCTCGGCGTGCAGATGGAGTTCCAGAACGCTTCGTTCGACGGCATCATTCCCGGCATCGGCTCGAAGAAGTACGAGCTGGCGATGTCGTCGTTCAGCATCACGAGCGAGCGGCTGCAGACGGTCGACATGATTTCGTACTACAAGGCCGGCACCTCGCTGGGCGTGCTGAAGGGCAACCCGGACGGCATCAAGGTCGACGACCTCTGCGGCAAGAAGGTCGCCGTGCAGAAGGGCACCACGCAGGTCGAGGACCTCGACAAGAAGAACGCCGCCTGCACTGGTGGCGGGAAGCCGGCCATCGAGGTCACGCAGCTGCAGGCCCAGACCGACGTCAACCTCGCCCTCACCGCGAAGCGCGTGCAGGCCGAGCTGGCCGACTCGCCGGTCATCGACTACGCGGTGAAGCAGACGAACGACGCGCTCGAGGTCGTCGGCGAGCCCTACGACACCGCGCCGTACGGCATCGTGCTCGCCAAGAACAGCGGCGACTACGGCAAGGCCGTCCAGGGCGCCGTCCAGAAGCTCATCGACAGCGGGGCTTACAAGAAGATCCTCGACAAGTGGGGTCTGTCCTCGGCCGGTGCGGTCACCAAGTCGGAGATCAACCCGGCCAGCTGA
- a CDS encoding circularly permuted type 2 ATP-grasp protein codes for MSFMNAIPPRLPPSGRRARKATTRRITRPGARFDGYLSPERPHADAYDEMFADDGTVRGPYRALYESIAALDAHDLNSRSLALDRAMVDQGITFSLSGQERPFPLDLVPRVIQAAEWSKLERGVAQRVRALEAFLADIYGDRQILRDGVFPRRLITSCEHFQREAYGINPPNGVRIHVSGVDLVRDEEGTFRVLEDNLRNPSGVSYVMENRRTMARVFPDLFAQHRVRPVGDYAAHLLRALRAAAAANVADPMVVVLTPGVHNSAYFEHSLLARLMGVELVEGRDMFCRDNVVYLRTTEGERPVDVIYRRIDDEFLDPVHYRPDSVLGIAGVLNAARAGNVVVANAIGNGVGDDKLVYTYVPEMVRYYLGEKPLLPNVDTYRCWLPDEFDYVMSHLDELVVKPVEGSGGYGIVFGPEATPAELTALRRKVRANRRGWIAQPVVQLSTVPSKVEDRLAPRHVDLRPFAVNDGKDIFVLPGGLTRVALPEGSLVVNSSQGGGSKDTWVLASRTSTAERELEQPALGAVSTVDGMIAEQGPELSLSQQQQQQQQQS; via the coding sequence ATGTCGTTCATGAACGCGATCCCGCCCCGGCTGCCCCCCTCCGGTCGACGCGCGAGGAAGGCGACGACCCGCCGGATCACCCGGCCGGGTGCCCGGTTCGACGGCTACCTCTCCCCGGAACGCCCGCACGCGGACGCCTACGACGAGATGTTCGCCGACGACGGCACGGTCCGCGGCCCGTACCGGGCGCTCTACGAGTCGATCGCGGCGCTCGACGCGCACGACCTCAACTCGCGGTCGCTCGCGCTGGACCGGGCGATGGTCGACCAGGGCATCACGTTCTCGCTGTCCGGCCAGGAGCGGCCGTTCCCGCTGGACCTGGTGCCGCGGGTGATCCAGGCGGCCGAGTGGTCGAAGCTCGAACGCGGGGTGGCGCAGCGGGTCCGCGCGCTCGAAGCGTTCCTCGCCGACATCTACGGCGATCGCCAGATCCTGCGGGACGGGGTCTTCCCGCGGCGGCTGATCACGTCGTGTGAGCACTTCCAGCGTGAGGCGTACGGCATCAACCCGCCGAACGGCGTGCGCATCCACGTGTCCGGTGTGGACCTGGTGCGCGACGAGGAGGGCACCTTCCGGGTTTTGGAGGACAACCTCCGCAACCCGTCCGGGGTGTCGTACGTGATGGAGAACCGGCGGACGATGGCGCGGGTCTTCCCCGACCTGTTCGCCCAGCACCGGGTGCGCCCGGTCGGCGACTACGCGGCGCACCTGCTGCGGGCCCTGCGCGCGGCGGCCGCGGCGAACGTCGCCGACCCGATGGTCGTGGTGCTCACCCCCGGCGTCCACAACTCGGCGTACTTCGAGCACTCGCTGCTGGCGCGGCTGATGGGTGTCGAACTCGTCGAAGGCCGCGACATGTTCTGCCGTGACAACGTCGTCTACCTGCGGACCACCGAGGGCGAACGCCCGGTCGACGTCATCTACCGGCGGATCGACGACGAGTTCCTCGACCCGGTGCACTACCGGCCGGACTCGGTGCTCGGCATCGCCGGCGTGCTCAACGCGGCGCGCGCGGGCAACGTCGTCGTCGCGAACGCCATCGGCAACGGCGTCGGGGACGACAAGCTCGTCTACACCTACGTGCCGGAGATGGTGCGGTACTACCTCGGCGAGAAGCCGCTGCTGCCCAATGTGGACACCTACCGCTGCTGGCTGCCGGACGAGTTCGACTACGTGATGTCGCACCTCGACGAGCTGGTCGTCAAGCCGGTCGAAGGCTCCGGCGGTTACGGCATCGTCTTCGGGCCGGAGGCGACACCGGCGGAGCTGACGGCGCTGCGGCGGAAGGTGCGGGCGAACCGGCGCGGCTGGATCGCGCAGCCGGTGGTGCAGCTCTCGACCGTGCCGTCGAAGGTGGAGGACCGGCTGGCACCACGGCACGTCGACCTGCGCCCGTTCGCCGTCAACGACGGCAAGGACATCTTCGTGCTGCCCGGCGGGCTGACCCGGGTGGCACTGCCGGAAGGCAGCCTGGTCGTCAACTCGTCGCAGGGCGGCGGCTCGAAGGACACGTGGGTGCTGGCCTCCCGGACGTCCACCGCCGAACGCGAGCTGGAACAGCCGGCACTGGGCGCGGTGTCCACTGTGGACGGAATGATCGCGGAGCAGGGTCCCGAGCTGTCTCTGTCACAGCAGCAACAACAGCAGCAACAGCAGAGCTAG
- a CDS encoding transglutaminase family protein, producing the protein MTWQLRVAHRTGYRYATPATQSYNEARLTPRSDRRQTTVATRIETTPATRAYRYTDYWGTVVTSFDLHAPHTEFTVLATSVVETADEAEPIRTASWKDLRSDTVVDHRTEYLTPTDYTPRDLALAREARALRTGLDPADATLAVCEWVHKQLKYQPGTTGVHSTATDAWNAREGVCQDFAHVTLVMLRAIGVPARYVSGYLHTKRDAKLGEVVAGESHAWVDVWTGGWWAYDPTNAIPVGPRHVWVATGRDYADVAPLKGIFTGGGQSTLDVSVHLTRLA; encoded by the coding sequence GTGACCTGGCAGCTTCGGGTGGCCCACCGGACGGGGTACCGGTATGCGACGCCGGCCACGCAGTCGTACAACGAGGCGCGGCTGACCCCGCGCTCGGACCGCCGTCAGACGACGGTGGCGACGCGCATCGAGACGACACCGGCGACCCGCGCGTACCGCTACACCGACTACTGGGGCACGGTCGTGACGTCGTTCGACCTCCACGCGCCGCACACGGAGTTCACCGTGCTGGCGACGTCGGTGGTCGAGACGGCGGACGAGGCCGAGCCGATCCGCACGGCGTCGTGGAAGGACCTCCGCAGCGACACGGTGGTCGACCACCGCACGGAGTACCTGACGCCGACCGACTACACCCCGCGCGACCTCGCGCTGGCCCGCGAGGCCCGCGCACTGCGGACCGGTCTCGACCCGGCGGACGCGACGCTGGCCGTGTGCGAGTGGGTCCACAAGCAGCTGAAGTACCAGCCGGGCACCACGGGCGTGCACTCGACGGCGACCGACGCGTGGAACGCGCGTGAAGGCGTGTGCCAGGACTTCGCGCACGTGACGCTGGTGATGCTGCGCGCGATCGGCGTCCCGGCGCGGTACGTCTCGGGCTACCTGCACACGAAACGCGACGCGAAGCTGGGCGAAGTGGTGGCCGGCGAGTCCCACGCCTGGGTCGACGTCTGGACGGGCGGCTGGTGGGCGTACGACCCGACGAACGCGATCCCGGTCGGCCCGCGGCACGTGTGGGTGGCGACCGGGCGGGACTACGCGGACGTGGCGCCGTTGAAGGGGATCTTCACCGGGGGTGGGCAGTCCACTTTGGACGTCTCAGTCCACCTCACCCGGCTGGCCTAG
- a CDS encoding amino acid ABC transporter ATP-binding protein — MTPVVSAQKIRKSFGTVDVLKGIDLEVQEREVLCLIGPSGSGKSTLLRCINHLEKIDAGRLYVDGVLVGYRERGDKLHELRESEVAFQRKDIGMVFQRFNLFPHMTALENVMEAPIQVRREPKAQVRQRALELLDRVGLGDKAKNYPAQLSGGQQQRVAIARALAMKPKLMLFDEPTSALDPELVGDVLGVMKQLAKDGMTMVVVTHEMQFAREVADKVLFMDGGVVVEEGPPDQVIGEPREERTKSFLARVLNPNA, encoded by the coding sequence ATGACCCCCGTGGTCTCCGCGCAGAAGATCCGCAAGAGCTTCGGCACCGTCGACGTCCTCAAGGGCATCGACCTCGAGGTGCAGGAGCGTGAGGTGCTCTGCTTGATCGGGCCGTCCGGCTCGGGCAAGTCGACGCTGCTGCGCTGCATCAACCACCTCGAGAAGATCGACGCCGGCCGGCTCTACGTCGACGGCGTGCTCGTCGGCTACCGGGAGCGCGGCGACAAGCTGCACGAGCTGCGGGAGAGCGAGGTCGCGTTCCAGCGCAAGGACATCGGCATGGTGTTCCAGCGGTTCAACCTCTTCCCGCACATGACCGCGCTGGAAAACGTGATGGAGGCGCCGATCCAGGTGCGCCGCGAGCCGAAGGCCCAGGTGCGGCAACGCGCGTTGGAGCTGCTGGACCGCGTCGGCCTCGGTGACAAGGCGAAGAACTACCCGGCGCAGCTGTCCGGTGGGCAGCAGCAGCGCGTCGCGATCGCCCGGGCGCTCGCGATGAAGCCGAAGCTGATGCTGTTCGACGAGCCGACGTCCGCGCTGGACCCGGAGCTCGTCGGCGACGTCCTGGGCGTGATGAAGCAGCTCGCCAAGGACGGCATGACCATGGTCGTCGTCACGCACGAGATGCAGTTCGCGCGCGAGGTGGCGGACAAGGTCCTGTTCATGGACGGCGGCGTCGTCGTCGAAGAGGGCCCGCCCGACCAGGTCATCGGGGAGCCGCGGGAGGAACGGACCAAGTCGTTCCTCGCGCGTGTGCTCAACCCCAACGCCTGA